A window of Sphaeramia orbicularis chromosome 8, fSphaOr1.1, whole genome shotgun sequence genomic DNA:
GTGACATGCAACACCATTTTACAAGATCAGTCTTCAGAAACAGTTTGACATAATGTTACAAAATTTGGGACAAATGTTCAGATGGACTGAAAAGATTTTGGTGGTCTAAGTTCAAAGGTCAAACTCACAGCAGCCTTGTCTATGTCCACTTGGACTCAAGGATGTCCTAATTAGAatttggaggttaaaggtcaaggtTTTGCCcagaactctttttccatctttgTAGATCTACTCGACTCTATCCTTTTACGACTCGTTAACCCCAGTaccatttgttcagattatggAACACGTGGTAACCTCTGTTCCTCTGCAAATAGCTACAAGTTCTGCAGGCGTGTTCATGACCGAACCAAGAGTTTACGACCTTAAACCTGTTTCTCCAGTTGAAGTAGTTCATGTACTCGTCAGGATTTCGGTCGAGGTAAATTAACCTCTCTGCCAGTTCCTTCGGAGAGGCGAAGTCATTGACATGAATGAAAGCATCTCCAGGGATGTGGTCCTCGTAGTTTTCCCTGGGAGGACCGAGGACTACGGGGACACTGCCCAGCCTCATGGGGTTGTACAACTTCTCTGTGATGTAGTCTTTGTACACAGAGTTTTCAAAGGAGAGGTAGAATTTACAGCTGGAGATGATGGTCGTATAGTCCTGGTCCGTCAAATGATGGCCAAACGGACTTCCGTAAGCGCGAACGTTGATATAGTTTTTCAGTTTGTCGTAATACTGGACCCTTTCATAATGTGCTCTCCAGTTGCTCACGATCCAGCAAACCAGCTTGTCCTTCGCTGGTACTTTGAAAACCTCATCCTGGGACATCACCGGCACCAAATACCCATAAGGCACTGGGATGTTTGAGTCGTAGCGGTAGTTACACGTCAGGTTGAATAAGTGGTTCAGTGCAGGGATCTGAGATGAGTGCGCCGGCGACTCCATGTTCCACCAAACCCATTTCTGGAACCAGGGACGTGGTTCATTGGGAAACCCGTCCAGATTCCCGTTAATGTCTCTGTGGTGGAACAAAACCCCGTGGGCTTGGTGGTACAGAGTCCTGTTGTCCGTCAAAAGACACCTGGTGATGTTGAAAACACGGCAGCTGAGGTCATGTCTTTGTCCGAACGGCCACGTCCAGATCAGTACAACGGTATTGGGCTCGGTCTGGGTCCGGGGGGTTTCATTGACCGGGTCGGCGTCGTCACAGGAACAGTTTGACTTTTTCTGGGACGTCGTACAAAAAGCAAAAGTGGGAACTGAAATGTCTGAGGTGTAGTACGTGaagagaacaagaagaaaaactgagatgaagatgatgaagtgtAGACAGTTCCACTGGATGGTTGAAGACGAcatggttcaggtctggaaaCAGGAAACACAAGGTGCACAAATGAACCAGGTTTTCTGAACAGGTTTGTCCTTTAACAGGTGTAGAACCTTCATTTTCTGTATTTGATCGTCTACATTACATCTGATATTATGGGCATCaattaaaaatattattcatattaaaaGTAATTTATAATATTTTAGCGCATAAACAacatttaattaatatttatgcttgtttggattttttgtgtTCGTTGATCAGAAGATCCAAAGACGAGTTCATTGACCTGGAGGTTGGATTGAATTTGATCTGTTTGTCACATGAGATTgacacattagattagattacatgagattaaattagattacattacatttgattgcattagattagattagattagattagattagatctcattggattagattacattagattagattgcattacattagattacattgcattagatcaaattacattagattacattacattgcattagattacattagattatattagattgcattaaattagattgcatgagattagattacattacattacattagatcacAGTGCAATACATTGCATTAGATtgcattagattatattagattacattacattagaatacattacattagattcgattgcattagattatattacattagattagattacattacgtcattttacattagattacattacagtagattacattagattagatcacaTTACGTTAtcttacattagattacattagatcagattacatcacattagattagattacattacgttatcttacattagattacattagatcaggTTAcatcacattagattagattacattacgttattttacattagattacattacagtagattacattagatcagattacattagatcagattatatcacattagattacattacattgcaaatGTGTTTTGCATCGATATATGCATTATTatatttaaacactgtgtgttcagaatatgacataaataatagaatacatgtttggaataaatgtggtttatttataaaatgaacccagaatgacgacaCTAAACTGGGTCACTGAACAAACATTCACGCTCACAAAACTACTCACATttcttctcatttcaaaatacattttcctgtaaTTCTAAGTAATTACCGACCCAAacatataagtttggtgtagatgattgtcatttaatgttttttaccagatgttaaccttcctctGACTCCGCCCATTTACAGAACGACAAATAAACcgaactaaaataaagaaaacggTCAAATTTGTCGTTGTGTTGAGtttacagatgaataccttcagtgtcatgaAATAAAACCTACTCTTgttttactattattactactattactactattactactacgttCTGATTCATTTGAAGTGTAGTTACATTGTTTTTACTACAGCATAGGATCAGAATAACTTTATGGTTGCGAAAATAacatcaaactgttttttttttgttttgttttattttgcttttaaagatgtgttttcatgttttgaCGGAGCCATTTGAAAAAAGCCCAAGATCCAAAGTGGTCCAGGAGCCACAGGTTGGACCCCCCGATCTAAAAAGACTGGGATGTGGTTTTTACAGAATATTTCAGTCAGCAAACAGCTGATGGGTCACATGATAACATCTAAACCTCATGAGCATATGTTCCTCTAccgtctacaggagatgtttgagttcaggcaaaaaaaaatatggggaactgaaatctgcaagaaaaaaatgtaaaacaaacataaatagTTTATCTGTTAGAGggaacatctgtggaataatctggaacaGAACTtgtaaatgtcttcttcaatttgtccatttatttatttattttttccccaacctttgttatttggagttttgcagaaattgggcaaaactaattaaaaattaaacaaaaaatatagaattaagcaaaataaatcttgaattacgcaagaaaaaatctagaatttaagcaaaaaaaacccaaaaaaactgtgttaagcaaaaataaaactgGGATCAAGAAAAAACAGTCtagagttaagcaaaaaaatctaggaTTAAcgcaaaataaatcttgaattacacacacaaaaaaaaaagtctagaattaagcaaaaacaaatctagagttaagccaaaaaaatatctagaattaagtaaaaataaaactggaattaagaaaaaacaatcttgaattaaaaaaaaaaaaatagaattaagcaaaataaataaaatcttgaattaggcaacaaaaactttaaaatgtcttcttcaatttgtgcatttaacccccccccccccccccccccccccccccccccaccagccTGTGTTTATTTGGTGTTTTGTAGAAACTGGGCAAAAACTAATtaagaattaaacaaaaaat
This region includes:
- the LOC115424150 gene encoding alpha-(1,3)-fucosyltransferase 9-like, encoding MSSSTIQWNCLHFIIFISVFLLVLFTYYTSDISVPTFAFCTTSQKKSNCSCDDADPVNETPRTQTEPNTVVLIWTWPFGQRHDLSCRVFNITRCLLTDNRTLYHQAHGVLFHHRDINGNLDGFPNEPRPWFQKWVWWNMESPAHSSQIPALNHLFNLTCNYRYDSNIPVPYGYLVPVMSQDEVFKVPAKDKLVCWIVSNWRAHYERVQYYDKLKNYINVRAYGSPFGHHLTDQDYTTIISSCKFYLSFENSVYKDYITEKLYNPMRLGSVPVVLGPPRENYEDHIPGDAFIHVNDFASPKELAERLIYLDRNPDEYMNYFNWRNRFKVVNSWFGHEHACRTCSYLQRNRGYHVFHNLNKWYWG